A DNA window from Niabella yanshanensis contains the following coding sequences:
- a CDS encoding ABC transporter ATP-binding protein, with product MIKITDLEKMYRTEEVETIALNKLSLEVKEGEFVAVMGPSGCGKSTLLNILGLLDDPDGGSFIFNGIEVAHFNERKRADLRKHNIGFVFQSFNLIDELTVFENVELPLIYTGVKNADRKKRVEEVLEKVQIMHRRNHYPQQLSGGQQQRVAVARAVVNKPKLILADEPTGNLDSSNGNEVMEMLTDLNEQGTTIIMVTHSEHDARYSHRIIRMLDGQTVTENILV from the coding sequence ATGATAAAAATTACCGATCTGGAAAAAATGTACCGGACTGAAGAAGTAGAAACCATTGCACTTAACAAATTGTCTCTCGAAGTAAAAGAAGGAGAATTTGTAGCCGTAATGGGGCCCTCCGGCTGTGGCAAATCTACTTTATTGAATATATTGGGCCTGCTGGACGATCCGGATGGCGGCAGTTTTATTTTCAACGGAATTGAAGTAGCACACTTCAATGAGCGCAAAAGAGCAGATCTGAGAAAGCATAATATCGGATTCGTTTTTCAAAGCTTTAACTTGATTGACGAACTAACTGTTTTTGAGAATGTTGAACTGCCCCTGATTTACACCGGCGTAAAAAATGCAGATCGTAAAAAACGGGTGGAGGAAGTGCTTGAAAAAGTACAGATCATGCATCGTCGCAACCATTACCCTCAACAGCTATCGGGCGGACAGCAACAAAGAGTAGCTGTTGCCCGGGCTGTTGTAAACAAACCTAAGCTGATACTGGCCGATGAGCCAACCGGTAATCTGGACTCGTCCAATGGCAACGAAGTAATGGAGATGCTAACCGATCTCAATGAGCAGGGCACTACCATTATCATGGTAACTCACAGCGAGCATGATGCGCGCTATAGTCACCGTATCATACGCATGCTGGATGGCCAGACAGTTACGGAGAATATATTAGTGTAA